From the genome of Ovis aries strain OAR_USU_Benz2616 breed Rambouillet chromosome 5, ARS-UI_Ramb_v3.0, whole genome shotgun sequence:
CCAAGGCCACGGCGAGGTCCATCGGGGTGTAGCCGGAGTCTGCCTCAGTGGTGAGATCGGCTCCTCGGGCTGCAAAGCAGAACAGGTGCTGCAGGGGAAGCTGGGCTGGGGACCAGGAGCCTGGGTGGGGTGCGGAGGTGCAGGGACTACCCACCACGCAGCCACGGGTCTGCTGgcagctgtgtggccctggacAAGAGCCTGACTTGATGAATGTGGCCACTGGAGTCTCCACCTCTAGGGTCTCTGAGGTATGCAGAGTGTGGGTGCTCAACCCAGTCGGCCACCTTGCTGTTCCTGCCACCTCCTGTCCTCACCTCAGTCCTCCAGGAAAAAGCTCTTACCCATCCTAAGAGCAGTTCAGACAGCTCAGACCCCTCCCTGGCTGTCAGGATTCCTGAAGGGCCAGCCTCTACTCCACTCACCCAGCAAGGCCTCCACACACTTCACGTGGTTCCCACGCACGGCGTACAGCAGTGGCGTCCCTCCATTCTGTCACAAACGGGTAGAGGACAACCGACACCATCTTTCCCAGATTCTtcgtgaccccccccccccacaccttCCAATTTAATGTGGTTCCTCCTCCTGTTTGTCACTTGGCCCATCTAGCTTCTTCCTTGGATCTCAGCTTAGATActgcttcttccaggaagcccaccCTGACTTCCCTTGGTTCTACAGGCGGCCTCGGCTCTGTTTACTATATCTGAGCTGTTTATGTGTCAGCTAAACccctcaaaaaaaacaaaactgggagctctATGAGGCTTGGGGATGAGTCTCAGCACCCCTAACAGACTTGGTACCCTGTGAGGTGCCCAGGGCCAGTAGGTGGCGCCTCACCCAGTCATAGATGTTGATGTCCACGTCACGTTCCAGCAGAAGCCCCACGATGTCCGTGTAGCCACCGGTGCTGGCCAGTGACAGGGCACTCTCCCGCTCCTTGGCCAGGATGTGGGGGTCGGCACCCTGGGAAGAGCAGAGCGggcagtggcagagccagggcagagggaggggtgggggcagcttCTGCAATCTTGGGCCCCCGTGTTAGCGCCATCCTACAGACACGGCCCCAGCAGACTCAGCTGAAACCGCTGCCCGCCCTCCAGTCCTCAGGAAGCCCCCAGCTGGGCTGGGACGCACCCACTCGAGCAAGAAGCGGACAGTCTCGATCTCTCCAAAGGCAGAGGCCCAGATGAGGGGGGTGAAGCCGCGCTCGTCCGGCTTGTTGATGAGGTTGTCGCCTGGCAGGAGGGGGGTGGTACCACTGGGATGTACCCCTGCCCACTCTCCGCAGGCTGCAGAACCGGGGACGGGGTGGGCGGCTGGGGTCAGgtgtgggcagggaggcatgCATATGGATGGCACACGTGGACACGTGCAGGCACGTGCAGACAGGCGCACACGTGGAGGCTCAGGTCATGTCAGCAGCCACACGCACACACCAGCAGGTGAAGCCACACTGGCGCACGTGTGTGGGCATGGACACACTGGCACACGCGTGTGGACACACACCTTTCCTCAGATGCTCCTTCAGTTGGCTCAGCTCCCCTTGCGCTGCGAGCTGGTGGATGGACAGGGCTGGGGGCCAAAGAGAGGCAGAGTCCTCACCCGTCCCATCCCTGTCCAAAGTTGCTCCTCTCACCCCTGCCACCCCGCCACTTCTCTCGTCCCGGGGACCACTCACAGTCCAAGGTTGCTGGCAGGGCTGAGACCTCATTGCCCCGCTGCCGGTTGGTAAGGGTCGTTGAATGCTTCAGGGAGCTGCCTGCTGGGAGAGAGAAAGGGCTTCAGTTTCCCCTCAGTATGTCTTGGGTTTTAAGGCCAGACCCTGGAGgcttggcggagaaggcaatggcaatgcactccagtactcttgcctggaaaatcccatggacggaggagcccagtaggctgcagtccatggggtcgctgaattggacactactgagagacttcactttcacttttcactttcatgcattggagaaggaaatggcaacccactccagtgttcttgcctggagaatcccaggaatgggggagcctggtgggctgccatctatggggttgtgcagagttggacacgactgaagtgactcagcagcagcagcagctgagggcTTGGAATTACCAGAGGCTGTGCCTGGCTCCACTATTCACTCACTCCACCCTCTCAGATGCCCAGGGTGTGTATTTCTCCTCCATCCTGGCGAGGTTCTGCacaaagtccctgccctcaagggcCCATGGACAGTCAGggagtcagaaacagaaaatgaaagcttAAGCTGAAATACGGGctcaggagaaatgaaaagcaggTGGAAGAGgggcaggaagaaggaagggcAGGGGGTGAGTCCCTTTCAGAGAAATTCGTCAGAGAGGACCACTCTAAAGAGGCCCAGCTGTGAGCTTGGCAGGTTGAAGAAACCCGGGGACAGGTGCAGGAAGAGCATTTCACACAGAGGGAACTGCAGGGGCAAAGGCCCTGGGGGGACTGAGCAAGACACTCTCAAAAGATTCCCGTCAAAGAAATCCTTGGATCCTcaacaagtcagacacagaaTTATCATCCGACCTAGCGTGGTACCCCCTCAAAGAGTTGAAATCACGTGTTCAGACAAAAATTGTACAtgcatgttcacagcagcactattcactcACTAA
Proteins encoded in this window:
- the RFXANK gene encoding DNA-binding protein RFXANK isoform X2; translated protein: MEHTQPAEDLSLTQQPSTPELGDPEDPRDEAPDGSDTVVLSLFPCTPEPGNPESDAGSSSPQGSSLKHSTTLTNRQRGNEVSALPATLDSLSIHQLAAQGELSQLKEHLRKGDNLINKPDERGFTPLIWASAFGEIETVRFLLEWGADPHILAKERESALSLASTGGYTDIVGLLLERDVDINIYDWNGGTPLLYAVRGNHVKCVEALLGWVRAFSWRTEVRTGGGRNSKVADWVEHPHSAYLRDPRGGDSSGHIHQVRLLSRATQLPADPWLRARGADLTTEADSGYTPMDLAVALGYRKVQQVIENHILKLFQSNLVPADPE
- the RFXANK gene encoding DNA-binding protein RFXANK isoform X4 yields the protein MEHTQPAEDLSLTQQPSTPELGDPEDPRDEAPDGSDTVVLSLFPCTPEPGNPESDAGSSSPQGSSLKHSTTLTNRQRGNEVSALPATLDSLSIHQLAAQGELSQLKEHLRKGDNLINKPDERGFTPLIWASAFGEIETVRFLLEWGADPHILAKERESALSLASTGGYTDIVGLLLERDVDINIYDWNGGTPLLYAVRGNHVKCVEALLARGADLTTEADSGYTPMDLAVALGYRKVQQVIENHILKLFQSNLVPADPE
- the RFXANK gene encoding DNA-binding protein RFXANK isoform X3, which encodes MEHTQPAEDLSLTQQPSTPELGDPEDPRDEAPDGSDTVVLSLFPCTPEPGNPESDAGSSSPQAGSSLKHSTTLTNRQRGNEVSALPATLDSLSIHQLAAQGELSQLKEHLRKGDNLINKPDERGFTPLIWASAFGEIETVRFLLEWGADPHILAKERESALSLASTGGYTDIVGLLLERDVDINIYDWNGGTPLLYAVRGNHVKCVEALLARGADLTTEADSGYTPMDLAVALGYRKVQQVIENHILKLFQSNLVPADPE
- the RFXANK gene encoding DNA-binding protein RFXANK isoform X1, whose amino-acid sequence is MEHTQPAEDLSLTQQPSTPELGDPEDPRDEAPDGSDTVVLSLFPCTPEPGNPESDAGSSSPQAGSSLKHSTTLTNRQRGNEVSALPATLDSLSIHQLAAQGELSQLKEHLRKGDNLINKPDERGFTPLIWASAFGEIETVRFLLEWGADPHILAKERESALSLASTGGYTDIVGLLLERDVDINIYDWNGGTPLLYAVRGNHVKCVEALLGWVRAFSWRTEVRTGGGRNSKVADWVEHPHSAYLRDPRGGDSSGHIHQVRLLSRATQLPADPWLRARGADLTTEADSGYTPMDLAVALGYRKVQQVIENHILKLFQSNLVPADPE